A portion of the Brachionichthys hirsutus isolate HB-005 chromosome 6, CSIRO-AGI_Bhir_v1, whole genome shotgun sequence genome contains these proteins:
- the LOC137895135 gene encoding TBC1 domain family member 9B-like, which produces MWIQPEEVLLAGALWVSERANPFFILQRRRGHGRGGGLSGLLVGTLDVVLDSSARVAPYRILLQTADAQIYWTVACGSSRKEITEHWDWLETNLLQTVSIFDSDEDVATFVKGKISGVIAEENRLQRGEEEEESGKFREAELKMRRLFGMPEEEKLVNYYSCSYWKGRVPRQGWLYLSVNHLCFYSFLLGKEVTLVVQWAEVTQLEKNSTLVFPESVRVGTRHTDHFFSVFLDVGDAFRLMEQLAAIAMRQLLDNEAFAADRSLPKACKALKNVSTLKRDLDARARNARYRLTFRLTQDERLDGRTDCTLWAPFSKVHVVGQLFISSSYVCFSSREEGLCQLIIPLREVSIVEKADSSSVLPCPVSISTKNKMNFLFANLRDRDFLVQRISDFLQRTPDGLRGDAHPLSLIGHSVRLFVPYSQPKVCEPVPASEVNERRRYHRGLPTASQGLLQLYQRNAPEDLGPKAMKEKMKAEAWNIHFSEFGRGVCMYRTSRTRDLVLNGLPEALRGELWLLFSGAQNEMASHPGYYGDLVEQAAGLCSLATEEIERDLHRSMPEHRAFQNETGIAALRRVLTAYAHRNPGIGYCQAMNIVTSVLLLYCPEEEAFWLLVALCERMLPDYYNTRVVGALVDQGVFEELTRAFLPQLHGHMQDLGVVSTISLSWFLTLFLSVMPFDSAVLLVDCFFYEGVKVIFQVALSVLHDNMQALLACSDEGEAMTILGRYLDHVVNTQTPSPPVPHLHALLTCGDDPPPEVDVFDLVRSSYERFGTLHSDVIEQMRFKQRLKVIQSLEDAAKRSVVRAMMTESAFSIEELEELYCLFKSKHMTSCYWGSSSSAAERHDPSLPYLEQYRIDPVQFTQLFAALAPWVCGSHTLTLSSRLFRLLDQNQDGLVNFKEFITGLSGMYHGDVTEKLKLLYKLHLPPGNGYSGGKPESALEATRFFTEDVPRESSFLSDLDHLGQQEVTAGEVGKDPGEGQEKKEKVKDYRYYLRMWAKEEEPKTETIKDLPRMNQEQFIDLCKTLYNMFSEEPLEQQLYHSIATVASLLLRIGEVGKKFNNGSKRTEDAAAQAPPPDPRTEEGLGEGDSGESQVCQALAERRSSSSWLQFKQNLRRIVSQLYVRDNCHPLKASLLVWVQLPLWISLSLALQNLSLDQSALQTDLTAGGALWFPDLTLPDSTWILPACLGLTNLLIIEVFSLQSVTPSRLQRVGTNVLRGLSVLMIPIGATVPSSMVLYWLTSSLVGLTHNLVLRSASVHKVLRLPTRCSDTPYKDLLSTFRAKYCK; this is translated from the exons ATGTGGATCCAGccggaggaggtgctgctggcCGGGGCGCTGTGGGTGTCCGAGAGGGCCAACCCGTTCTTCATCCTGCAGAGACGGCGAGGACACGGCCGCGGGGGGGGCCTCTCCG GTCTACTGGTGGGGACCCTGGATGTGGTTCTGGATTCCAGTGCCAGAGTGGCTCCTTACAGGATCCTGCTGCAGACGGCCGACGCCCAGATCTACTGGACCGTTGCCTGCG GCTCGTCCAGGAAGGAGATCACGGAGCACTGGGATTGGCTCGAGACGAACCTGCTGCAGACCGTCTCCATCTTTGACAGCGACGAAGACGTCGCCACCTTCGTCAAAGGAAAGATCTCT GGCGTCATCGCAGAGGAGAACCGTCTGcagcgaggagaggaggaggaggagtctgggaAGTTCCGGGAGGCGGAGCTGAAGATGAGGAGGCTGTTCGGGatgcctgaggaggagaagctggtgAACTACTACTCCTGCAGCTACTGGAAGGGGCGGGTCCCGAGGCAGGGCTGGCTCTACCTGTCCGTCAACCACCTGTGCTTCTACTCCTTCCTGCTGGGCAAGGAGG TGACCCtggtggtgcagtgggcggAGGTGACCCAGCTGGAGAAGAACTCCACCCTGGTGTTCCCGGAGAGCGTCCGCGTCGGCACGCGCCACACGGACCATTTCTTCTCCGTGTTCCTCGACGTCGGCGACGCCTTCCGGCTGATGGAGCAGCTCGCCGCCATCGCCATGCGCCAGCTGCTCGACAACGAGGCCTTCGCCGCCGACCGCTCGCTGCCCAAAGCCTGCAAGGCCCTCAAGAACGTCTCCACGCTCAAGAG GGACCTGGATGCCCGGGCTAGGAACGCGCGGTACCGCCTGACGTTCCGGCTGACGCAGGACGAGCGTCTGGACGGGCGCACCGACTGCACGCTGTGGGCGCCGTTCTCAAAGGTGCACGTGGTCGGCCAGCTGTTCATCTCCAGCAGCTACGTCTGcttcagcagcagggaggaggggctcTGCCAGCTGATCATCCCCCTCCGGGAG GTGTCCATTGTGGAGAAGGCGGACAGCAGCAGCGTCCTGCCGTGTCCCGTCTCCATCAGCACCAAGAACAAGATGAACTTCCTCTTCGCTAACCTCAGAGACCGGGACTTCCTGGTCCAACGCATCtcagacttcctgcagcgaacCCCTGACGGCCTGCGGGGCGACGCCCACCCGCTGTCCCTGATTGGTCACTCGGTACGCCTCTTTGTCCCTTACAGCCAACCCAAAGTCTGCGAGCCCGTCCCT GCGTCCGAGGTCAACGAGAGACGCCGTTACCACCGCGGTCTGCCCACCGCCAGTCAGGGTCTGCTGCAGCTGTACCAGCGCAACGCTCCGGAGGACCTGGGACCCAAAGCC atgaaggagaagatgaaAGCGGAGGCGTGGAACATCCATTTCTCCGAGTTTGGCCGAGGTGTCTGCATGTACCGGACCTCCAGGACCCGGGACCTGGTCCTGAACGGGCTCCCGGAGGCCCTGAGGGGGGAGCTGTGGCTGCTGTTCTCTG GGGCGCAGAACGAAATGGCGAGCCACCCTGGTTACTATGGCGACCTCGTGGAGCAGGCCGCCGGCCTGTGCTCATTGGCTACGGAGGAGATCGAGCGAGACCTCCACCGCTCGATGCCCGAGCACCGGGCCTTCCAGAACGAGACGGGCATCGCGGCGCTGCGCCGCGTCCTCACCGCCTACGCCCACCGCAACCCCGGCATCGGCTACTGCCAA GCGATGAACATCGTCACCTCCGTGCTGCTGCTCTACTgcccggaggaggaggccttCTGGCTGCTGGTGGCGCTGTGCGAGCGGATGCTGCCCGACTACTACAACACCAGGGTCGTAG GTGCTCTGGTGGATCAGGGCGTGTTCGAGGAGCTGACCCGGGCCTTCCTCCCACAGCTGCACGGACACATGCAGGACCTGGGCGTGGTCTCCACCATCAGCCTGTCCTGGTTCCTCACGCTGTTCCTCTCCGTGATGCCCTTCGACAGCGCCGTCCTATTGGTCGACTGCTTCTTCTACGAGGGCGTCAAGGTCATCTTCCAG gtggcgctgtctGTCCTCCATGACAACATGCAGGCCCTGCTGGCCTGCAGTGATGAAGGCGAGGCCATGACCATCCTGGGCCGGTACCTGGATCACGTGGTGAATACGCAGACGCCGTCTCCGCCCGTCCCTCACCTGCACGCCCTGCTGACGTGTGGAGACGACCCGCCGCCAGAGGTCGACGTCTTTGACCTCGTCAGGTCGTCCTATGAG AGGTTCGGCACGTTGCACTCTGATGTCATTGAGCAGATGAGGTTCAAGCAAAGGTTAAAGGTCATCCAGTCGCTGGAGGACGCGGCCAAGAGGAGCGTG GTGAGAGCGATGATGACGGAGTCGGCCTTCAGCatcgaggagctggaggagctgtactgtCTCTTTAAG TCCAAACACATGACCAGCTGCTACTGGGGCTCCAGCAGCTCTGCCGCCGAGCGCCACGACCCCAGCCTGCCGTACCTGGAGCAGTACCGGATCGACCCGGTCCAGTTCACCCAGCTGTTCGCCGCGCTCGCTCCCTGGGTGTGTGGGAGCCACACCCTCACGCTGTCGTCCCGCCTCTTCAGGCtcctggaccagaaccaggatgGCCTCGTCAACTTCAAAGAGTTCATTACTGGACTCA GTGGGATGTATCACGGAGACGTGACGGAGAAACTCAAGCTGCTGTACAAGCTCCACCTCCCCCCAGGTAACGGTTACTCTGGAGGCAAACCAG AATCCGCTCTGGAGGCGACGCGTTTCTTCACGGAGGACGTACCTCGAG AATCTTCCTTCCtgtctgatctggatcatttggggcaacaggaagtgactgcAG GTGAGGTGGGGAAGGATCCAGGTGAAGGCCAAGAGAAGAAAG AGAAGGTGAAGGACTACAGGTACTACCTGAGGATGTGGGCAAAAGAGGAGGAGCCCAAGACGGAGACCATCAAAGACCTGCCCAGGATGAACCAg GAGCAGTTCATTGACCTGTGTAAGACTCTGTACAACATGTTCAGTGAGGAgcctctggagcagcagctctaccaCTCCATCGCCACCGTCGCCAGCCTCCTGCTGCGTATCGGAGAAGTTGGCAAGAAGTTTAACAATGGCAGCAAAAGGACGGAGGACGCTGCCGCTCAGGCTCCACCCCCTGACCCTCGGACAGAGGAGGGGCTCGGTGAGGGGGACTCAGGTGAGTCTCAGGTGTGCCAGGCTCTGGCCGAG agaagaagcagcagcagctg GCTCCAGTTCAAGCAGAACCTCCGTCGGATCGTTTCTCAGCTCTACGTCCGGGACAACTGCCACCCCCTGAAAGCCAGTCTGCTGGTCTGGGTCCAGCTGCCCCTCTGGATCAGCCTGTCCCTGGCCCTCCAGAACCTGAGTCTGGACCAGTCCG